A part of Myxococcales bacterium genomic DNA contains:
- a CDS encoding protein kinase, translating to MLTIGSTFAGEFLVESHLKSGGMGSVFVVRQLSTDRRRALKVMRREFFEEPSLRERFSLEARIAARLETPHTVDVIGAGVDAPTGIPWLCMELLSGEDLGARIKRGGPMAWAELRPHIKALAQVMARAASAGVVHRDLKPENLFLARASDSADVSVLKVLDFGIAKLLLSGALTTAALGTPLWSSPEQLSRGHVSAGTDVWSLGLIVFYLLTGTHYWKGIHPDGTGDLASLLYDITTRELDPPSLRPGGPRLPRGFDPWFRTCLARDANSRFADGGTALDALIALFETPPPGIVGFGPSPLAASFPIAIPSAPRPQKGAAGGHPPAESAQSFGPSAVGSMAFAPRPDVPVSAPPPSAHHTGVQATSALLPKASRLPWVATAVFLALALLGVGSALAVRQSQQEGPPLAPSASSQARRAVDPAPVDSAPSALPSTVASSPGPAGPKPSAGPRPVGPNPTPPAPPARLGPTVAPVSSTVETGPLGKAAAANGLQRLLGPTKSCYEKELARNPAWQGPVQVTLSVRADGGVEGVSGRVSGAADLTFCIQQAASALSFGKSTAASKVILRMQLSVGTP from the coding sequence ATGCTAACGATCGGGTCGACATTCGCGGGCGAGTTCCTCGTCGAGTCGCACCTGAAGAGTGGCGGGATGGGCAGCGTCTTCGTCGTTCGCCAGCTCAGCACGGACCGACGCCGCGCCCTGAAGGTGATGCGACGCGAGTTCTTCGAGGAACCATCCCTTCGCGAGCGATTCTCCCTGGAAGCGCGCATCGCGGCCCGCCTCGAGACGCCGCATACGGTCGACGTGATAGGCGCAGGTGTCGACGCGCCCACAGGCATTCCTTGGCTTTGTATGGAGCTGCTCAGCGGTGAAGACCTTGGGGCCCGTATCAAGCGTGGGGGGCCGATGGCGTGGGCAGAGCTGCGCCCGCACATCAAGGCGCTCGCCCAGGTTATGGCGCGTGCCGCGAGCGCGGGCGTCGTGCATAGAGATTTGAAGCCCGAGAACCTCTTCTTGGCGCGCGCCTCAGACTCGGCTGACGTAAGCGTACTCAAGGTCCTTGATTTTGGCATTGCAAAGCTCCTTCTCTCGGGCGCGCTGACCACAGCGGCGCTTGGTACGCCTTTGTGGTCTTCGCCCGAGCAACTTTCGCGCGGCCACGTGTCGGCTGGCACGGACGTTTGGTCACTTGGACTCATCGTGTTCTACCTCCTCACGGGTACCCACTACTGGAAGGGGATTCACCCGGACGGCACCGGGGACCTCGCGTCACTCCTCTACGACATAACAACTCGCGAGCTGGACCCCCCCTCGCTTCGCCCGGGCGGCCCCCGCCTTCCGCGCGGGTTCGATCCGTGGTTTCGGACCTGCCTCGCCAGGGACGCCAACTCTCGCTTCGCGGACGGCGGCACGGCACTCGATGCGCTCATCGCGCTGTTCGAGACTCCGCCGCCCGGCATCGTTGGATTTGGGCCTTCACCACTTGCCGCCTCTTTCCCAATAGCCATTCCTTCCGCGCCGCGGCCACAAAAGGGTGCGGCGGGAGGACATCCGCCAGCCGAGAGCGCGCAGAGCTTCGGCCCCTCGGCGGTGGGCTCCATGGCTTTTGCTCCTCGGCCCGACGTACCGGTGTCTGCTCCGCCCCCATCAGCGCACCACACCGGTGTTCAGGCCACGAGCGCTTTGCTGCCCAAGGCCTCGCGCTTACCGTGGGTGGCGACGGCCGTCTTCCTTGCACTGGCGCTCCTGGGTGTTGGCAGCGCACTCGCCGTTCGTCAGTCGCAGCAAGAAGGCCCGCCGTTGGCTCCGAGCGCGAGCAGCCAGGCCCGGCGCGCGGTCGACCCCGCCCCCGTCGACAGTGCTCCGTCAGCACTCCCTTCGACGGTCGCGAGCAGCCCAGGACCCGCCGGACCGAAACCAAGCGCAGGACCGCGACCCGTTGGCCCAAATCCCACGCCCCCTGCGCCTCCAGCGCGGTTGGGGCCGACCGTCGCTCCGGTCAGCTCTACCGTCGAGACCGGACCTCTGGGCAAGGCCGCCGCCGCCAATGGTCTTCAGCGACTGCTGGGGCCTACGAAGTCCTGCTATGAGAAGGAGCTCGCTAGGAATCCTGCGTGGCAAGGGCCGGTGCAGGTCACACTCAGCGTTCGCGCAGACGGTGGCGTGGAGGGAGTCTCCGGGCGCGTGTCTGGAGCTGCCGACCTCACGTTTTGCATTCAGCAAGCCGCGAGTGCGTTGTCCTTTGGCAAGAGCACTGCAGCGAGCAAAGTCATCCTCCGAATGCAACTTTCAGTCGGGACACCTTAG
- a CDS encoding DUF4384 domain-containing protein, with protein sequence MNIPTRHASALAAVITSTVFACGGRGASEPRSCDGAAREQLVCEAEFSYDATKAGGGFSVLGTASANASHETTALRALDNSVERYAAASRRLCDEYNKCVLSKERYATESAQLRAQLQRIGSAREDIAKTPAPARGRAIAEAYEKLVVGDDPNGLSLDFTLEAKRPADADYRPVDSGVSLPTGARLAATLSTSKTAYVYFFTKTMGGKTEVVFPNKEIVQKNPLPAGVRLRIPEGTGSFVLDSRDVGTKERLFVVASVTPIDALEASVASGTSAVNESLERVGSGAECTRGLTFKKGEPKAGCVRGRGLRVEANPSRTLTEPGDDMVTATFDYLHTK encoded by the coding sequence ATGAACATACCAACACGGCACGCCTCCGCTCTAGCCGCCGTCATCACATCGACTGTCTTCGCCTGCGGCGGCCGTGGCGCATCCGAGCCTCGCAGCTGCGACGGCGCGGCGCGCGAGCAGCTCGTCTGCGAGGCAGAGTTTTCTTACGACGCCACCAAGGCCGGCGGAGGCTTCTCCGTGCTCGGCACGGCTAGCGCGAACGCGTCGCACGAGACCACTGCACTTCGTGCGCTCGACAACTCCGTGGAGCGCTACGCAGCCGCGTCGCGTCGCCTTTGCGACGAGTACAACAAGTGTGTGCTCAGCAAGGAACGCTATGCGACCGAGAGCGCTCAGCTACGCGCCCAGCTTCAGCGCATCGGTTCTGCCCGCGAAGACATCGCAAAGACACCCGCTCCGGCCCGGGGCCGCGCCATCGCGGAGGCTTACGAGAAGCTCGTGGTCGGAGACGACCCGAACGGGCTCTCACTCGACTTCACGCTGGAGGCGAAGCGCCCGGCGGACGCGGACTACCGACCGGTCGATTCGGGCGTCTCGCTCCCGACGGGAGCGCGCTTGGCCGCGACGCTCTCGACGAGCAAGACCGCGTACGTCTACTTCTTCACGAAGACGATGGGAGGAAAGACGGAGGTCGTCTTTCCGAACAAGGAGATCGTTCAGAAAAATCCCCTTCCAGCCGGGGTACGGCTCCGCATCCCGGAGGGCACGGGCTCCTTCGTGCTCGATTCGCGTGACGTCGGTACGAAAGAGAGACTCTTCGTGGTCGCCTCCGTCACACCGATCGACGCACTCGAGGCCTCCGTCGCTTCGGGGACCTCCGCCGTGAACGAGAGCCTCGAGAGGGTGGGGTCGGGAGCGGAGTGCACGCGTGGGCTCACGTTCAAGAAGGGCGAGCCGAAAGCGGGCTGCGTGCGCGGACGCGGGCTTCGAGTCGAGGCAAACCCAAGCCGCACCTTGACGGAGCCTGGCGACGACATGGTTACCGCGACGTTCGACTATCTTCACACGAAGTGA
- a CDS encoding caspase family protein, producing the protein MKCYDEKVLKRLLLVALALTAALAACAPPPKSVRRGFVPAESNAAAAPALGDVRFVPQAGHGMPALAVAVAANGRYAVSAGEDGMLAHWDLATKRLVRTLFVPATIRSAALSSDGRTALVAGVDEVTVYRELKLGGKLDDEHAKNHFAIGVWDLVEGRRSRRLEGHTTVVRGLALFGDGKYALSCAESGEVMTWDIAKAKMLSSFTTHGILTTCALSPDATTLATAGEDRKVHLWDVARRTELRAFAGHSDSIESIAFSSDGKLLVSASRDRSARVWNVSGVLPPRVFGPHEGAVAFAAVRNSGALVTGGPAEGGIKVWDASGRLLRTVSSRGITLGALTPEAGIALTSNADASVNLFDLTTGTLTRKFAGRSLRVDALGFSADGAHLVSGGVKGATLWNTPTLYRARHFADEPGSLGRHLGISESGRLIGAQTADNHVRTMSAESGRPKSDLGVWAGSASPFDQGKALVGRGAQISLVDLDTERTVVTIPARPEDIAGWTLSSDGTTLVTLDGAGTLRLWKTADGSLQRAMTRASPLPVPAGAVVVLRLEGSRIFVFVGDLLSSSLNVWDLQSGRTREIAATSRDVTSARFLNDGRALLIGTVDGDVHVWDTELGVLLRKIEGHGGAVTSIAAPPRGRLYASGTADGAVRLANIDTGSSATLLDAGGEWLIYTDDGYFDASRSGADLVAMVKGLEVFAVDQFAIKNNRPDVILRRFGLGTPAVLAHYESRFERRLRRAGLTAERLRSDLHVPEATIVRVKTEGKVVDLQLKLKDTTFPLKRYNVYVNDVPLFGASGKEIDGKERALTERIELTEGTNRIEVSCTNGVGVESYRAQTVVEYTNKTRGSLYYVGFGVSKYKDERLDLEFAHKDAQDLGRVLGSAKREFDRVEVKTFQNEEVGPEAFVRAKAFLEAAGVDDTVVVFIAGHGVHAGDREGTYYYVVHATEVNRLAETAVNFDVVEGLVQGIRARRRLVLLDTCESGELDDERDARAALPAGGARGLRSRAIRGLRVDTGGSAAPGAKAGPAPTTATNLRRSYLSQRDRYVYSDVSRRSGAIVLASAQGTESSYESQDTQNGFFTYELIASLSASSADVDRDGWLNTRELRDSVSRAVSQRSAGRQNPTIDRDNIQQRIALPLVPRTR; encoded by the coding sequence GTGAAGTGTTACGACGAGAAGGTGCTGAAGCGCCTCCTCCTGGTCGCCCTCGCTCTCACCGCCGCCCTCGCCGCGTGCGCTCCGCCGCCCAAGTCGGTGCGCCGCGGCTTCGTTCCCGCCGAGTCGAACGCAGCCGCGGCGCCGGCTCTGGGCGACGTTCGTTTCGTGCCCCAGGCAGGGCACGGAATGCCCGCGCTCGCGGTCGCCGTAGCAGCAAACGGTCGCTACGCAGTCAGCGCAGGCGAAGACGGAATGCTCGCGCACTGGGACCTCGCGACCAAGCGGCTGGTGCGCACGCTGTTCGTTCCGGCCACCATACGTTCGGCGGCGCTCTCCTCCGACGGCCGGACGGCGCTGGTGGCTGGCGTCGACGAGGTGACCGTCTATCGTGAGCTCAAGTTGGGCGGCAAGCTCGACGACGAGCACGCGAAGAACCACTTCGCGATCGGCGTGTGGGATCTCGTTGAAGGGAGACGATCGCGGCGACTCGAAGGGCACACCACGGTCGTGCGTGGGCTAGCGCTCTTCGGGGACGGAAAGTACGCCCTCTCGTGCGCGGAGAGCGGCGAAGTGATGACCTGGGACATCGCGAAGGCCAAGATGCTCTCGTCGTTCACCACCCACGGAATACTCACGACGTGTGCGCTCTCGCCTGACGCGACGACGCTGGCGACCGCAGGCGAAGACAGGAAGGTCCACCTCTGGGACGTCGCGCGCCGCACCGAGCTGCGTGCCTTCGCGGGGCACTCCGATTCCATCGAATCGATTGCCTTCTCGAGCGACGGAAAGCTCCTGGTCAGCGCGAGCCGCGATCGATCTGCACGAGTCTGGAACGTGAGCGGTGTCCTTCCTCCCCGCGTGTTCGGGCCTCATGAGGGCGCCGTCGCGTTCGCGGCGGTTCGCAACAGCGGAGCCCTCGTCACGGGGGGACCCGCTGAAGGGGGAATTAAAGTATGGGACGCGAGCGGCAGGCTCCTACGCACGGTTTCATCGAGGGGAATCACGCTCGGCGCCCTCACGCCGGAGGCAGGCATCGCGCTCACCAGCAACGCGGACGCGAGCGTGAACTTGTTCGATCTCACGACCGGAACGCTGACGCGCAAATTTGCTGGCCGTTCGTTGCGTGTCGACGCGCTCGGGTTCTCGGCAGACGGCGCGCACCTCGTCTCGGGCGGGGTGAAGGGCGCCACGCTCTGGAACACTCCCACGTTGTATCGCGCGCGCCACTTTGCCGACGAGCCCGGCAGCCTGGGCAGACACCTCGGAATCTCGGAGAGCGGACGACTCATCGGGGCCCAAACTGCCGACAACCACGTGCGAACGATGTCTGCGGAGAGCGGGCGCCCCAAGTCAGACCTGGGCGTCTGGGCGGGTAGCGCATCCCCGTTTGACCAGGGGAAGGCGCTGGTCGGGCGCGGCGCGCAGATTTCCCTCGTCGACCTCGACACCGAGCGCACCGTCGTCACCATTCCTGCGCGACCCGAGGACATCGCGGGGTGGACCCTCTCGAGCGATGGCACCACCCTGGTGACGCTCGATGGCGCAGGTACGCTTCGATTGTGGAAGACCGCGGACGGATCGTTGCAGCGGGCCATGACCCGTGCGTCTCCGCTTCCGGTTCCCGCGGGGGCCGTTGTCGTGCTGCGCCTCGAAGGCAGCCGTATCTTCGTGTTCGTGGGCGATCTCTTGTCTTCTTCGCTGAACGTCTGGGATCTTCAGTCGGGTCGAACGCGGGAGATCGCGGCCACGTCGCGCGACGTCACGAGCGCGCGTTTCCTCAACGACGGGCGAGCGCTGCTCATCGGTACCGTCGACGGCGACGTTCACGTGTGGGACACCGAGCTCGGGGTGTTGCTCCGCAAGATCGAAGGCCACGGTGGCGCCGTCACCAGCATCGCCGCGCCACCTCGCGGTCGGCTGTATGCCAGCGGCACGGCGGACGGCGCTGTGCGGCTTGCCAATATCGATACAGGGTCTTCGGCGACGTTGCTCGACGCGGGCGGGGAGTGGCTCATCTATACGGATGACGGGTATTTCGACGCCTCGCGCAGCGGCGCGGACCTCGTGGCGATGGTCAAGGGGCTCGAGGTCTTCGCGGTCGACCAGTTCGCGATCAAGAACAACCGGCCCGACGTCATTCTTCGTCGCTTCGGCCTGGGCACCCCAGCGGTGCTCGCGCACTACGAGAGCCGCTTCGAGCGTCGTCTGCGGCGAGCGGGGCTCACGGCAGAGCGGCTGAGGAGCGATCTTCACGTCCCCGAGGCCACCATCGTCCGCGTGAAGACCGAGGGGAAGGTCGTCGACTTGCAGCTCAAGCTGAAGGACACCACCTTCCCGCTCAAGCGCTACAACGTCTACGTCAACGACGTGCCGTTGTTCGGCGCCTCCGGAAAAGAGATCGACGGCAAGGAGCGCGCCCTCACGGAGCGAATCGAGCTGACCGAAGGCACGAACCGAATCGAGGTGAGCTGCACCAATGGTGTTGGTGTCGAGTCGTATCGCGCCCAGACGGTCGTCGAATATACGAACAAGACCAGAGGCTCGCTCTATTACGTTGGTTTTGGGGTGTCGAAGTACAAGGATGAGCGCCTCGATCTCGAGTTCGCTCACAAGGACGCGCAGGACCTTGGGCGCGTTCTGGGAAGTGCCAAGCGGGAGTTCGACCGGGTCGAGGTCAAGACCTTCCAGAACGAAGAGGTCGGCCCGGAGGCTTTCGTTCGCGCCAAAGCTTTCCTCGAGGCGGCGGGCGTGGATGACACGGTGGTGGTCTTCATCGCAGGGCACGGCGTGCACGCAGGCGATCGTGAAGGCACCTATTACTACGTGGTCCACGCGACGGAGGTGAATCGCCTGGCTGAGACGGCGGTGAACTTCGACGTGGTGGAGGGGCTGGTGCAGGGGATCCGTGCGCGGCGCAGACTGGTGCTGCTCGATACCTGCGAGTCGGGTGAGCTCGACGACGAACGGGATGCGCGCGCTGCGCTTCCAGCGGGCGGTGCTCGAGGCCTCCGCTCGCGCGCCATTCGAGGATTGCGGGTCGACACGGGCGGCAGCGCGGCGCCCGGCGCGAAGGCCGGCCCCGCGCCCACCACGGCGACTAACCTCCGACGCAGCTACCTCAGCCAGCGTGACCGCTACGTCTACAGCGACGTTTCACGACGAAGCGGCGCCATCGTGCTGGCCTCTGCGCAGGGCACCGAGTCTTCGTACGAGAGCCAGGACACCCAGAACGGCTTCTTCACCTACGAGCTCATCGCGAGCCTCTCGGCGAGCTCCGCCGACGTCGATCGCGACGGGTGGCTCAACACCCGCGAGCTCCGCGACTCGGTGAGCCGCGCCGTCTCCCAACGCAGCGCCGGACGCCAGAACCCGACCATCGACCGCGACAACATTCAGCAGCGCATCGCGCTCCCACTAGTCCCGCGCACGCGGTGA